The Vigna unguiculata cultivar IT97K-499-35 chromosome 1, ASM411807v1, whole genome shotgun sequence nucleotide sequence ATGACCTGAAGGCGTATATACCAATATATGCTCTAAGGGGTTTGCCTTCGAGTTAAGCTGTGAGTGAGATAAGGAATTATGAAAGATGGCAGCGATAGCACCAGATGGAACAAAAACTTTTCCTGTATAATTTGCAGCAGAATTGTGAACAGTATTAAGCCATCCAAAACTGCTATATTTTATCCGGCTAGCCACAGAAAGGACAACGGGTGCTGGGGGAGGCAAAGATTGCTGATAAGAAATGGAACCCGGTGTAAACCACCAAGGTAGAGGAAAAACTGGAAGTAGGGACGGTTCTTCACCCTGAGAACTTATAATTCGAAAACCAGTATCACCTCCAAAGGGtgataaaatgaaaagatgACATGTACCCTTGGAGGACACAACTGCAATCCACTGACTAAAGTTACTGAAACAGATGTCCTGAATCATCTGgcaaataagagaaaaatatatcaaaaggaCACAAAGGCAAGctataaaagaaatatcatcaaaaaataaaattcatcagAACTAAGATGTACTGACAGCTGGTGTTATTCCACGATGAAGTTTATAAAGATGCACATGAGAAGTGTTCCAATTTGAGCTTGAAATTCCTGAACTCTTGCATGTGAATGATGGCATTATACGAAATATATTAATGCTATTCCCATAGACTGATGCAGTAACCAGAAGGGTCCCACTAGGATCAAAACATAGTGCAGAAATAGGACTACTGTGGGCTTTGAATTGTGATATGATAATTTCGGAAACAAAATCCTTAACGACTACCTGCAATCACCATATGACAAAAAAACGTTGGAGATTATCATGTCATATAAAGCACACAAATATCTAACTTATCAAGTAGTTCTGGTATCATGAAACAATACCAACCATGCCCACATTATCTGCATCAGTTCCTGTAACCCTATTGACTTTCACTCCTAAATTTGATGGCATGGGTGAAGAGGAGCCATCAGGAAGAAGCTCTTGACAGTATTTGATTATTCCAGCAGCTAAATGTCTACTGGACTCCACTGCATAACGAGCCACTAAACTACCACTGTTTGGAGTAGTTGCTGATGGACTAATGCCTGCTGAAGCACTGAAGTTTTGAGGGCTTAAGCAACCTAAATTAGAGGGAAGGGGGTTGTTAGAAGCATATGCCAACCACCTCGGACCCACAGCCATGGGACCATAACCAACATTAACACCAGTTGTTCCTTTTCCAGCTAATTGAGGAACAGGATAAGTGAGAACACTGAACTTATTCTGAAGAGTTATGGCATCAAAGCAGTGGATCTGCAAAAATAATCAAGGAAAACATAAACTATTGTATACATTAGGCAAACAAGCCATGTCAGAAAGACCATTATCTTTACTGACAATAATGCTATAATATACGAATTAAAAGGTTATACAAAACACAGGAAAAAACACTGTATACTTGTGTGGCAAGACCAACTGCTACTATCCGTGAACTGCATCGGATCATGCACACGGTGGAACGGAACCTCAAAACTCGAACATAACAGTGAGACTTCATGGAATAAAACCGAACAGTTGTTGAAAGGTTGACATTGTTCCCAGAATGCATCTCAACGTTGTCATCCCTTTCTAAACCACTGAAAGAAGTACTGTTCCGATTAACATTGCTATTACCATCCCCAGAAACCACCAACAGTAAAGGGTGAGAATTTCTGAGCCCCTCCTGGCCATCATCACCGATAGGGAAGGGCTGCATCTGTAGAAAGGAAACTGGACCATCACGCTTTGAGACCAGTTCACTGAAGCCAGAGGCATCTTCCACATCAAGAACTTGAAATCCATTCAGATAACCAAGTAAAAGAACGCGTTTGAAGTTTGATGGATCAAGTTCGAGTGTATCAAAACCAGCCCAGGTTACCTATCCAGTATCCACGAGTAgtaaaaggtaaaattataattacaagtACGCCTTATTGGATACATTAGCTCGTGCAATATAAAGATCAAAGAAGAATAAAGTCTAATCATCTTCAACATATTTTTGACTGGAAAATGGAAAATTAGCCAAAATTGAAGCATTGAGTCTGAAAAATGTAGGGAAATCTATCGACCAAGTCAAAGCTATTAAAGCAAGATCTGAagcaaaataaattatgaagaGAAGTTAAAGCTCGTATAAATTCCAATGTGTAACTACCGATAATATAATTGGTAAACTAAATAGATTCCAAATCTAATATCTTACGTCGTTGggataaatatgaaattaacaCCCTCATTTCCTAATGAAACCCTCACTTCCTAATGAAAGTCTACTTTAGGTCAATTAACAAATTAGTAAAGCCAACTCAATTTGCACTTTCATTAGACAAACACAAAGTACTGTTTGAATAAACTTCATCAAAAAGCACTTATAATAAGTGAAACtgtaagtaaaaataaataaaaaatcaaagtttcttcgtaaattaaaactaattaatgcataaataaaaaaaaatcatttttggaGATAAATTAGgttgtatataaattaatttcaaagaatttatttcattttgttcTCCCCAAAGCTATGTGTAAATGCAGACCGAATTATGTCAAAAGTACTATACCCAACTTCCAGTTAGTAGCAATTTCCTGTTAATAGCAATTTACTTATAATCCTTAagtagttaaatttatttattcatttctatattaataattgGTAACAAACACACCACAAGAGAAACATGAAACTGAAGCAGTACCTCATCTTTGTGATCCTCAAAAGAGGAAATTGAAGCGGCGACAGAGGCGCCGGCGGAGCGCACAGTAGAAGCAACTGTGGTGGCATTCGTTGACACAGTCTTCAGGCACAGAGAGATTATCCTCAGTGAATTTGGCAACAAGCCGCTATTCTTGCCCTTTCCTTTCTTCATGATTAATAATTTCCTTCTCCCACCGCGCTCAGCCGCGTCCACCGCCGGAAAACATTTTCTATCAGATTGCAACAGCGATCAAGACTTCTCActgatatgaaaattttatcagCAATTGTAATATGGAAGTTTCCCTCTCTTGTGAATTTCCCAGTTTAAAACATACACTTTTTCATCTGCCGTgactatatacatatatatatgacatAGTTTGTTGTATTACTGTTTTCTTCGCCTTTTCTCCCTTATTTTTCTGTTTCCGGTTCCTATTTTTTCAACGAAGATGAGGGTGATGGTTTCATCCCACAACACTCTAAGCACGCCAAtgtaaaatcaaataaaataaatttgtgcTACAGAGATTTTTTCTCTGTTCTGTTTTGAAGTAGTTAAAAGTCTTTCTTAGGTTAAACATTAATGGAATATTTCATACAATATTGTCaacttattatttaaaaataaaaataaaacattataaagaTTTTAATTCAATCCGAGTAACTATagtatctataactatatataaaggggattccctcttttgtgtccacatttcataattccaactttaccctttataatttaattatttattaaatttttaaaaattaacggttacttttacaagtttttataaaattatttacttatctcctttttctttttttctcttactattcatcaacagttatttttctcttattttatccgtacattttattttattttttataaatatacttttattttgtttattaaattaataacattacaatatcatcaattattaatataattcaaaaaatgcgtacacacaggcgcgatagcgcctgtgtttacactagttcaattatatatatatatatatatatatatatatatatatatatatatatatatatatatatatatatatatatatatataactgttttaacttcatttgaaaattttaaatagaatcttttcataaatttttgtaatatattgagtattcaatatatttaattttctcaattaaaTTCTC carries:
- the LOC114184785 gene encoding autophagy-related protein 18g, with translation MKKGKGKNSGLLPNSLRIISLCLKTVSTNATTVASTVRSAGASVAASISSFEDHKDEVTWAGFDTLELDPSNFKRVLLLGYLNGFQVLDVEDASGFSELVSKRDGPVSFLQMQPFPIGDDGQEGLRNSHPLLLVVSGDGNSNVNRNSTSFSGLERDDNVEMHSGNNVNLSTTVRFYSMKSHCYVRVLRFRSTVCMIRCSSRIVAVGLATQIHCFDAITLQNKFSVLTYPVPQLAGKGTTGVNVGYGPMAVGPRWLAYASNNPLPSNLGCLSPQNFSASAGISPSATTPNSGSLVARYAVESSRHLAAGIIKYCQELLPDGSSSPMPSNLGVKVNRVTGTDADNVGMVVVKDFVSEIIISQFKAHSSPISALCFDPSGTLLVTASVYGNSINIFRIMPSFTCKSSGISSSNWNTSHVHLYKLHRGITPAMIQDICFSNFSQWIAVVSSKGTCHLFILSPFGGDTGFRIISSQGEEPSLLPVFPLPWWFTPGSISYQQSLPPPAPVVLSVASRIKYSSFGWLNTVHNSAANYTGKVFVPSGAIAAIFHNSLSHSQLNSKANPLEHILVYTPSGHVVQHELLPSVGSETSDSSLRNQSTSVLQEDEFRVKVEPIQWWDVCRRSEWPERGDTCINTFDRQGSIERDQEKTGYSDIHGLDFLGISDGAGEKVMKSSSENMQERFHRYLSNAEVQGNFGRLPIWQKSKICFYSMSSVGASFSATGEFEIERVPANEIEIRQKELLPVFDHFHSIRSSWNERGLAGERYLSPSSPVPNQGDYKDTADMTVICHSNPASLSSTESSDGGSSRRIENLLDLDQVASSYQVHSEICLERMGTINVEPSLQNQIVMESPSRVFGISKHVDFNADFIGSPIFQMTNITSDGRDSIGLGIDDNSALVLEDSSHETEFVESKQDEGVGISLTDGHCKTQEHDGSDLLTEVVTDDVDSSSSHHGKEQLEEDEENDEMFGGIFSFSEEG